The Marinilongibacter aquaticus genome has a window encoding:
- a CDS encoding collagen-like protein, with translation MKETVKFFTIFCMAWGLFSCGGDDGEVGPQGPQGNQGPQGIQGEAGTANVTYSDWMSVNYLSGGAQQNNIMGLEIFKGSEFNLDTDVALVYGRKNSGTNAGVYALPFSLNSQSEYYYYVLAEGTGGTHLQVRVTTTDGGTNLFTYFDEYRYVVIPGGTAASAKSSTKGGISQAAPDYTKMNYGEIAKLFNISE, from the coding sequence ATGAAAGAAACAGTAAAATTTTTCACAATCTTCTGCATGGCTTGGGGACTGTTTTCATGCGGTGGGGACGATGGAGAAGTTGGCCCACAAGGCCCACAGGGCAATCAGGGGCCGCAGGGCATACAGGGAGAAGCGGGAACGGCAAATGTGACTTATTCCGACTGGATGTCGGTGAACTACCTCTCAGGCGGGGCACAGCAGAACAATATAATGGGGCTTGAAATCTTCAAGGGTTCCGAATTTAATCTGGACACAGATGTTGCCCTGGTTTACGGAAGAAAGAATTCGGGGACCAATGCGGGAGTCTATGCACTGCCTTTCTCTTTGAATTCGCAAAGCGAATATTACTATTATGTCCTGGCCGAAGGAACGGGAGGTACTCATCTGCAAGTAAGGGTCACCACAACGGACGGTGGAACCAACCTGTTCACCTATTTCGACGAATACAGATATGTCGTAATTCCCGGTGGAACGGCAGCCTCGGCCAAATCAAGTACAAAAGGCGGAATTTCTCAGGCCGCACCCGACTACACCAAAATGAATTATGGGGAAATAGCCAAGCTCTTTAATATTTCTGAGTAA
- a CDS encoding helix-turn-helix domain-containing protein, which translates to MEKVMEAQSLLYFTSLAFLVNQLLNHREREYSSLKHGALSFVFNDGKAPSHPKKNEMLYRFDEHNPVIRSLTSARKEEYVKETLSETLTILSYFATSLFTKNSIETVFWDIVKNCISQLGLEDCVLYHVEHGKLVQKAAFGHKGNGAEQKVLTPITLAIGEGIVGTVARTGKYELVGDTSLDHRYIVDDMSRSSELAVPIIIDKRVIGVLDSENSQPNFFKANHLFMFQLICGLIEKKLQQIYQKKVHIKDDNIYYQELQQLFEHSKIYRDNALSLDTVAARLKISSNYLSQIINRLRSCNFSDYTNSFRVNDVKKKMGDQAFSQYTIVSMALEAGFNSKSAFYQAFKKHTGMSPKQFKAEMAEKS; encoded by the coding sequence ATGGAAAAAGTTATGGAAGCACAGAGCCTACTTTATTTTACCAGCTTGGCCTTTTTAGTCAATCAACTTTTGAATCATCGGGAAAGAGAATATTCCAGCCTAAAACACGGGGCACTTTCCTTTGTTTTTAACGACGGCAAGGCACCGTCCCACCCTAAGAAAAACGAGATGCTCTATCGATTTGACGAACACAACCCGGTAATCCGCAGCTTAACTTCGGCAAGAAAGGAAGAATACGTTAAAGAGACATTGTCCGAAACCCTAACCATACTTTCTTACTTTGCCACTTCCCTGTTTACCAAGAACAGCATCGAAACCGTTTTTTGGGACATTGTCAAAAACTGCATTTCGCAACTCGGTCTGGAAGATTGTGTACTGTACCATGTCGAACACGGCAAATTGGTACAAAAAGCAGCCTTTGGACACAAAGGAAACGGTGCAGAACAAAAAGTTCTCACCCCCATTACCCTGGCCATAGGGGAAGGCATAGTGGGCACAGTGGCCCGAACGGGGAAATACGAACTCGTAGGGGACACAAGCCTGGACCACCGGTACATTGTCGACGATATGAGCCGAAGCTCCGAATTGGCGGTTCCGATAATTATCGACAAAAGGGTCATTGGCGTTTTGGATTCGGAAAACAGCCAACCCAATTTCTTCAAAGCCAATCACCTGTTCATGTTCCAATTAATATGCGGTTTAATTGAAAAAAAACTGCAGCAGATCTATCAGAAAAAGGTGCACATAAAAGATGACAACATCTATTATCAAGAACTGCAGCAACTCTTCGAACACTCAAAAATATACAGGGACAATGCCCTGAGTTTGGATACCGTGGCCGCACGCTTGAAAATAAGCAGCAATTACCTCTCGCAAATCATCAACAGGCTTCGGAGCTGCAATTTTTCTGACTACACGAACAGCTTCCGTGTCAACGACGTCAAAAAAAAGATGGGAGACCAAGCCTTTTCTCAATACACCATCGTCTCAATGGCACTGGAGGCCGGATTCAATTCCAAATCCGCCTTCTACCAAGCCTTTAAAAAGCATACGGGCATGTCCCCAAAGCAGTTCAAGGCAGAAATGGCAGAAAAGTCCTGA